The Thermothielavioides terrestris NRRL 8126 chromosome 2, complete sequence genome includes a region encoding these proteins:
- a CDS encoding uncharacterized protein (Contains conserved domain HLH[pfam00010], Helix-loop-helix DNA-binding domain): MDSSTWTVTDHPVHPTAEDDFQQFLDMGSMGNLTDGMNYNFQDFQSSAGSQLLQSHPREQLDIPMSGTDAPILLSPSVPAMQPHQMPAITSAAPITSAAPYQTVPATMMPPPTPTEAIVDSIDAQIQFLQQQKLRHQQRQIEEQQAAFFTRQQSRMVPPTPQSLEIQPGSNQFYAQPNNASEQRPQQSIEYRYQRLKDQSDMSFTPLVSPAVTPLDTHFSVDSQFAVSGAYFSPLTSPALHAQTDPLAMFDQLHGSVTTSSPVDMELDSSAAPAMPNPAPGDLTKKMRKNASKARAKAGGVKQSPISKPLRRRTATTPTMNAQVLSELAESAEQQQDSQQLPTPMLQTSSSSTTGMTDSEDSVSPEALNDSAPVEMPPPPIPKSRSARPSPYIAPQTSVAPSVPQPSRPGLASPAAPATPASLMKLSSPNSRTAGTRPGSQEVVDTEHIESFELPESANFLNRNPAPTKGPAAPPQPSQDGGSSKTPSLAPLPSPSLVKPPATSSATQSPQLLAGSGVSSRKTPQLLPRGSKKRGSVSSIPVSPALRPKISPSIKPLLPGGPDIEEAASHLLATKSNYQRILEGNTVPGVSYPSELSTNLTSKRTSHKIAEQGRRNRINSALQEIATLLPRPPKDSEGEGSDGKKDKSGHVPNSKASTVEMAIEYIKQLQKEVADATRRAEEAEKKLELKAEGKVAEGSG; the protein is encoded by the exons ATGGACTCTTCAACCTGGACCGTCACTGACCATCCGGTGCATCCCACGGCCGAGGATGACTTCCAGCAGTTCCTGGACATGGGTAGCATGGGGAACTTAACCGATGGCATGAACTACAACTTCCAGGATTTCCAGTCCTCCGCAGGCTCCCAGTTACTGCAATCGCATCCGCGGGAACAGCTGGACATCCCCATGAGCGGCACCGATGCGCCGATTCTGCTGTCGCCAAGCGTGCCCGCGATGCAGCCGCACCAGATGCCGGCCATCACCAGTGCTGCGCCCATCACCAGTGCTGCGCCTTATCAGACGGTCCCGGCAACCATGATGCCCCCCCCGACTCCGACCGAGGCCATCGTGGACAGTATCGACGCTCAGATCCAAttcctccagcagcagaagctgcggcaccagcagcggcagatAGAGGAACAGCAGGCCGCCTTCTTCACCCGCCAGCAAAGCCGCATGGTGCCGCCAACCCCGCAAAGCCTGGAGATCCAGCCTGGGTCCAATCAGTTCTACGCTCAGCCCAATAATGCCTCTGAGCAGCGACCGCAGCAGAGCATCGAGTATCGGTACCAGAGGCTAAAAGACCAGTCAGAT ATGTCGTTCACTCCGCTGGTGTCGCCGGCGGTCACCCCTCTTGATACTCATTTCTCGGTTGACTCGCAGTTCGCGGTATCGGGCGCGTACTTCAGCCCGTTAACGTCACCGGCTCTGCATGCGCAGACCGACCCTCTTGCCATGTTTGACCAGTTACACGGCAGTGTGACCACGAGCTCGCCCGTGGATATGGAGTTGGACTCCTCGGCCGCTCCAGCTATGCCCAATCCCGCGCCTGGTGACCTAACCAAGAAAATGCGAAAGAATGCGTCCAAGGCAAGGgccaaggccggcggcgtgaaGCAGTCACCAATCTCAAAACCGCTGCGGCGGAGGACCGCAACGACCCCGACCATGAACGCCCAAGTCCTGAGCGAGCTGGCTGAGAGCGCGGAACAACAGCAGGATTCCCAGCAGCTTCCCACTCCGATGCTCCAGACTTCATCCTCGTCCACGACCGGGATGACGGATTCTGAAGATTCGGTATCCCCAGAGGCCCTAAACGATAGCGCCCCTGTCGAGATGCCTCCGCCCCCAATCCCCAAGTCGCGGTCTGCCAGGCCGTCCCCTTACATTGCCCCTCAAACAAGTGTAGCTCCCAGTGTGCCCCAGCCTTCGCGGCCGGGGCTGGcgtcccccgccgcccctgcGACCCCTGCGTCCCTCATGAAACTCAGTTCGCCGAATTCCCGCACTGCTGGCACCAGGCCCGGCAGCCAGGAAGTTGTCGATACAGAGCACATCGAATCGTTTGAGCTCCCAGAATCGGCAAACTTCTTGAATAGGAATCCGGCTCCGACAAAGGgccccgcagcgccgccacaACCCTCGCAGGATGGCGGTTCCTCCAAGACCCCGTCTCTTGCGCCACTCCCTTCGCCGTCCCTTGTGAAGCCGCCTGCAACCTCGTCCGCAACTCAAAGTCCGCAGTTGCTCGCTGGGTCTGGAGTCAGCTCGAGGAAAACCCCCCAGCTCTTGCCGAGAGGGAGCAAGAAACGAGGGAGCGTCAGCTCGATCCCCGTCTCGCCAGCTTTGAGGCCAAAGATATCGCCGAGCATCAAGCCCCTACTGCCCGGCGGCCCCGACATCGAGGAGGCAGCGTCTCATCTTCTCGCCACAAAGTCAAACTATCAGCGCATCCTCGAGGGCAATACCGTCCCCGGGGTCTCGTATCCGAGCGAGCTCTCGACCAACCTTACGTCGAAACGCACGTCGCACAAGATTGCCGAGCAAGGCCGCCGGAACCGGATCAACTCGGCCCTGCAGGAGATCGCCACGCTGCTTCCCCGCCCGCCAAAAGAcagcgagggcgagggcagcGACGGCAAGAAGGACAAGAGCGGGCACGTGCCAAACAGCAAGGCGAGCACGGTCGAGATGGCAATCGAGTACATCAAGCAGCTGCAGAAGGAGGTTGCCGATGCGACCCGGCGGGCtgaggaggcggagaagaagcTCGAGCTGAAGGCCGAGGGGAAGGTAGCCGAAGGGTCAGGCTGA
- a CDS encoding glycosyltransferase family 2 protein (CAZy_ID 269671), with translation MSLPERPGATPSYEERHSYRHSQPRRQHRPADLEAGGYAPVGGGQSLHQRGPSASSFAETIASPNNPEIERTPLSPTSPHAQPAELPFQRKRSLIRPERNRIGKDHPNYHYRKHAANMNTLPSSTGNDPIAEDVEGATDLSGSGSGSRNDEVLSDASPPRKIRSARHRSGTEEEKANRARRRASSGAKHAKITKESKRQREVEQIRPPSLWNIYCAIVTFWCPGFILKCFGMPSKAQQRAWREKMGLISIILLIMAFVGFLTFGFTQTVCGQPPLRLRVNEVTNGYMIFHGSAYDLSGSHHPPAEGIPRRADGSGANVLYDLPEKHGGQDGSFLFQNVNGKCKGLIKAAPGSDVPTDASGNLAWYFPCNTFNQDGSTKPNLTIPYYLGYACHTTAAARDAFYLGLKGAADVYFTWDDIKNSSRNLVVYSGTVLDLDLLNWFNDSQVTYPDRFKELRDRNSPANKAIRGRDITRAFQSSSDKQNAECFEEIIKVGTVDTDTVGCIASQVVLYVSLVLILSVVLARFVLALVFQWFISKTYAAAKTSQTSDPRKRNRQIEDWTEDIYRAPPRMPGDIGSSVNGSDRHSKRSSTFLPTTSRFSAVYGADRSSRRSGLPTTMASQSAAGQLLNPGAMYRHGNDSRTSFLKSDPYATSSSPTDGPGPAGFIHEAVVPQPPSDWMPFGFPLAHAICLVTAYSEGELGIRTTLDSIAMTDYPNSHKVILVICDGIIKGKGETMSTPDIVLSMMKDHSTPPEDVEAFSYVAVASGSKRHNMAKIYSGFYDYGAKSAIPVDKQQRVPMMVVVKCGTPDEAGKAKPGNRGKRDSQIILMSFLQKVMFDERMTELEYEMFNGLWKVTGISPDFYEVVLMVDADTKVFPDSLTHMISAMVKDPEIMGLCGETKIANKRASWVSAIQVFEYFISHHLAKSFESVFGGVTCLPGCFCMYRIKAPKGAQNYWVPILANPDVVEHYSENVVDTLHKKNLLLLGEDRYLSTLMLRTFPKRKQVFVPQAVCKTTVPDEFMVLLSQRRRWINSTIHNLMELVLVKDLCGTFCFSMQFIVFVELIGTLVLPAAIAFTFYVVIISIIHSPPQIIPLVLLALILGLPAVLIVVTAHSWSYVVWMLIYLLSLPIWNFVLPTYAFWKFDDFSWGETRKTAGDKTKKAGIEYEGEFDSSKITMKRWAEFERDRRVRNNYWGSTENVVGGSQPHGHGPYDGYYSDM, from the exons ATGTCGCTCCCGGAGAGACCGGGCGCGACGCCCTCGTACGAAGAACGGCACAGTTACCGACACTCGCAGCCACGACGCCAACACCGgcccgccgacctcgaggccgGTGGGTATGCTCCTGTCGGAGGCGGACAGTCACTGCATCAACGTGGGCCATCAGCATCCTCTTTCGCCGAGACTATTGCGTCCCCTAATAATCCGGAAATAGAGAGAACTCCCCTATCGCCAACCTCGCCACATGCACAACCCGCGGAGTTGCCGTTCCAGCGGAAAAGGAGTCTCATCCGGCCGGAACGGAATAGGATAGGCAAAGATCATCCCAATTACCACTATCGGAAGCATGCCGCCAACATGAACACTCTGCCGTCCTCGACGGGCAATGACCCTATCGCGGAGGACGTGGAAGGAGCCACAGACCTGTCTGGGTCGGGGTCTGGGTCGAGGAACGACGAGGTGCTCTCGGACGCTTCGCCGCCCAGGAAGATCCGCTCGGCAAGGCACCGCAGTGGCACtgaggaggaaaaggcgaACCGTGCCAGGCGGAGGGCGTCGAGCGGCGCCAAGCACGCGAAGATCACCAAGGAGTCGAAGCGCCAGCGCGAGGTCGAGCAGATACGGCCGCCGAGTCTGTGGAACATCTACTGCGCGATCGTGACTTTCTGGTGCCCAGGCTTCATTCTCAAGTGCTTCGGGATGCCATCCAAGGCCCAGCAACGAGCATGGAGGGAGAAGATGGGTCTCATCAGCATCATTCTGCTCATCATGGCCTTCGTCGGCTTTCTCACTTTCGGTTTTACGCAAACCGTCTGCGGCCAACCCCCGCTTCGGCTGCGTGTGAACGAGGTGACAAATGGTTACATGATCTTCCATGGATCGGCATACGACCTTTCGGGTTCCCATCATCCCCCCGCGGAGGGGATCCCCCGACGCGCGGACGGCAGCGGAGCTAACGTCCTCTACGACCTCCCGGAGAAGCACGGCGGGCAGGACGGGAGCTTCCTGTTTCAGAACGTCAACGGCAAGTGCAAGGGACTTATCAAGGCAGCTCCCGGTTCCGACGTGCCGACCGATGCGAGCGGCAACCTGGCGTGGTACTTTCCCTGCAACACCTTCAACCAGGACGGATCCACGAAACCGAACCTGACGATTCCATACTATCTTGGATATGCGTGCCAcaccactgccgccgccagagACGCGTTCTATTTGGGTCTCAAGGGGGCCGCGGATGTCTATTTCACTTGGGATGACATCAAGAACAGTTCTCGCAACCTCGTCGTCTATTCCGGCACCGTCCTCGATCTTGACCTCCTGAACTGGTTCAATGACTCGCAAGTTACCTATCCCGACCGCTTCAAGGAGCTCCGCGACCGGAACTCGCCCGCGAACAAGGCGATTCGCGGGCGCGACATCACGCGGGCCTTCCAGTCCTCCAGCGATAAGCAGAATGCCGAATGCTTCGAAGAGATCATCAAGGTTGGGACGGTCGACACGGATACCGTGGGGTGCATTGCCTCGCAGGTCGTGCTCTATGTCTCACTCGTGCTGATTCTCTCCGTTGTCCTGGCGAGATTTGTGCTCGCCTTGGTTTTCCAGTGGTTCATAAGCAAAACCTACGCTGCGGCCAAGACGTCGCAGACCTCCGACCCGCGGAAGCGCAACCGGCAGATCGAGGACTGGACGGAGGACATCTACCGCGCCCCGCCGAGGATGCCGGGTGACATTGGCAGCAGCGTCAACGGCTCCGATCGGCACAGCaagcgcagcagcacctTCTTGCCCACGACCTCCCGCTTCTCGGCTGTCTACGGTGCCGACCGATCAAGCCGCAGGTCCGGGCTCCCCACCACCATGGCCAGCCAGAGTGCCGCCGGACAGCTCCTCAACCCCGGCGCGATGTATCGGCACGGTAACGACAGCCGGACAAGCTTTCTCAAGTCGGATCCGTACGCaacgagcagcagccccaCCGATGGCCCAGGGCCTGCGGGCTTCATCCACGAGGCCGTGGTCCCCCAGCCGCCGTCGGACTGGATGCCGTTCGGGTTCCCGCTGGCCCACGCCATCTGCCTGGTGACAGCCTACTCGGAAGGCGAGCTCGGCATCCGAACAACCCTCGACTCGATCGCAATGACGGATTACCCGAACAGCCACAAGGTGATCCTCGTCATCTGCGACGGTATCATCAAGGGCAAGGGAGAAACCATGTCGACGCCCGACATCGTCCTGAGCATGATGAAGGATCACAGCACGCCTCCCGAGGATGTCGAGGCATTCTCGTACGTGGCTGTTGCGAGCGGCTCCAAGCGCCACAACATGGCCAAGATCTACTCGGGCTTCTACGATTATGGTGCCAAGTCAGCCATTCCGGTCGAcaagcagcagcgggtcCCTATGATGGTCGTTGTGAAGTGCGGCACGCCGGATGAGGCGGGCAAGGCGAAGCCCGGAAACCGTGGCAAGCGCGACAGCCAGATCATCTTGATGTCCTTCCTCCAGAAGGTCATGTTCGACGAGCGCATGACGGAGCTCGAGTACGAGATGTTCAACGGGCTGTGGAAGGTTACGGGAATCTCGCCCGACTTCTACGAGGTCGTGCTCATGGTAGATGCCGACACCAAGGTGTTCCCTGACAGTCTGACGCACATGATCTCGGCCATGGTCAAAGATCCCGAGATCATGGGTCTCTGCGGCGAAACCAAGATCGCGAACAAGCGAGCCAGCTGGGTTTCGGCCATACAGGTCTTCGAGTACTTCATCTCTCACCACCTCGCCAAGTCGTTCGAGTCGGTCTTCGGCGGTGTCACCTGTCTTCCCGGGTGTTTCTGCATGTACCGCATCAAGGCGCCCAAGGGCGCCCAGAACTACTGGGTCCCCATCTTGGCCAACCCGGACGTGGTCGAGCACTACTCTGAGAACGTGGTCGACACGCTGCACAAGAAGAATCTcttgctgctgggcgaggaTCGCTACCTCTCGACCTTGATGTTGCGTACCTTCCCCAAGCGCAAGCAGGTCTTCGTGCCTCAAGCCGTGTGCAAGACGACAGTCCCCGACGAGTTCATGGTCCTGCTctcccagcgccgccggtggaTCAACTCGACGATCCACAACTTGATGGAACTTGTCCTCGTCAAGGATCTGTGTGGCACCTTCTGCTTCAGCATGCAGTTCATTGTTTTCGTCGAGCTTATTGGCACGCTTGTTTTGCCTGCCGCCATCGCGTTCACATTCTATGTTG TCATCATCTCCATTATCCACTCGCCGCCACAGATCATCCCGCTCGTCCTGCTCGCGCTGATCCTCGGTCTTCCGGCTGTCCTGATCGTGGTGACAGCGCACAGCTGGTCGTACGTGGTTTGGATGTTAATCTACCTGCTTTCGCTCCCCATTTGGAACTTTGTGCTGCCGACCTACGCATTCTGGAAGTTCGACGACTTCTCGTGGGGCGAGACGCGAAAGACGGCGGGCGACAAGACCAAGAAGGCGGGCATCGAGTACGAGGGCGAGTTCGACAGCAGCAAGATCACCATGAAGCGGTGGGCCGAGTTCGAGCGCGACCGCCGCGTCCGCAACAACTACTGGGGCTCGACTGAGAACGTCGTTGGCGGCAGCCAGCCGCATGGCCACGGGCCGTACGATGGCTACTACTCGGACATGTAA
- a CDS encoding glycoside hydrolase family 17 protein (CAZy_ID 269934), with protein MGGRTLEATLTDSAVVPPAPQTSTPAPQTSTPAPVPTTTAGPITVPTPIAQTCPTPGTYSFPATTVVVTETTTVCGASVTTVPSGTHTLGGVTTVVETATTVVCPYATTETQPNGVVTSVLKTTTYVCPSAGTYTIAPITTHVPSVTTVVVPVVTTYCPGTYTAPAVVTTVTETDVVVYCPFTSSEAPAPTTVPASTSAQASPAPAQSSSAPSLGGGNGKLWAITYTPYTASGDCKSASEVLSDVADIAKAGFTTLRVYSTDCDTLPNVGAAARAHGLRMIVGIFIGEVGCDNASPDVADQIAALKEWKQWDLVDLCVVANEALANGFCTVSQLTDLITHVKSELASVGYTGPFTTTDVVASWINNDVSSICAVIDYVATNAHAYFNAQTLPAAAGTFVAGQLAIVEKVCGKSGFVLETGWPTAGNCNGVACAGESEQRTAIEAIKNELGEKVVFFSFRDDPWKQPGACNCEQHWGCASVFGA; from the coding sequence ATGGGGGGGAGGACGCTTGAAGCAACGCTGACCGACTCCGCAGTCGTCCCGCCCGCTCCCCAGACGAGCACGCCCGCTCCCCAGACGAGCACGCCTGCTCCTGTGCCCACCACCACGGCTGGCCCCATCACCGTGCCGACTCCGATTGCCCAGACCTGCCCGACCCCGGGTACCTACTCCTTCCCCGCGACGACCGTCGTGGTGACCGAGACGACCACCGTCTGCGGCGCCTCGGTGACCACGGTGCCCAGCGGCACCCACACCCTTGGCGGTGTCACGACCGTGGTCGAGACGGCCACCACGGTTGTCTGCCCCTACGCGACCACCGAGACCCAGCCGAACGGCGTCGTCACCAGCGTGCTCAAGACCACCACCTACGTGTGCCCCTCGGCCGGCACCTACACCATCGCCCCGATCACCACCCACGTGCCGAGCGTCACCACCGTCGTCGTGCCCGTCGTCACCACCTACTGCCCGGGCACCTACACCGCTCCCGCCGTGGTCACCACCGTCACCGAGACCGATGTCGTCGTCTACTGCCCCTTCACCTCCTCCGAGGCTCCGGCACCGACCACTGTCCCGGCCTCCACCTCGGCTCAGGCgtcgcctgcgcctgctcaGTCGTCGTCGGCTCCCAGCCTTGGCGGTGGCAACGGCAAGCTGTGGGCCATCACTTACACCCCTTACACCGCCAGCGGTGATTGCAAGAGCGCCAGCGAGGTCCTCAGCGACGTGGCCGACATCGCCAAGGCTGGCTTCACCACCCTGCGTGTCTACTCGACCGACTGCGACACGCTCCCCAACGTTGGCGCGGCCGCTCGCGCCCACGGCCTCCGCATGATTGTCGGCATCTTCATCGGCGAGGTCGGCTGCGACAACGCCAGCCCCGACGTTGCCGACCAGATCGCCGCCCTCAAGGAGTGGAAGCAGTGGGATCTCGTCGACCTCTGCGTCGTTGCCAATGAGGCCCTGGCCAACGGCTTCTGCACCGTGTCCCAGCTCACCGATCTGATCACGCACGTCAAGTCGGAGCTCGCTTCGGTCGGCTACACGGGCCCCTTCACGACCACCGACGTGGTCGCGTCCTGGATCAACAACGACGTCTCGTCCATTTGCGCCGTCATCGACTACGTTGCCACCAACGCGCACGCCTACTTCAACGCCCAGAccctccccgccgctgccggcacGTTCGTCGCAGGCCAACTCGCTATCGTCGAGAAGGTCTGCGGCAAGTCCGGCTTCGTCCTGGAGACGGGCTGGCCTACCGCCGGCAACTGCAACGGcgtcgcctgcgccggcgagaGCGAGCAGCGCACCGCTATTGAGGCCATCAAGAACGAGCTCGGCGAGAAGgtcgtcttcttctccttccgCGACGACCCCTGGAAGCAGCCTGGCGCATGCAACTGCGAGCAGCACTGGGGCTGCGCTTCCGTCTTTGGCGCTTAA